The following coding sequences are from one Candidatus Nitrosopumilus sp. SW window:
- a CDS encoding 30S ribosomal protein S13 → MSTQEYRHIVRIVGNDIPGERKMLVGLTQIKGIGYNFATAILDTLKIDSNSNIGHLTDENVQAIEKLISNPVEGNFPTWFLNRRKDIETGSDLHLLTSDIPFTLRNDIERERITASWRGYRHLSGLKVRGQRTRTSGRKGGAVGVAKGGMAAPAKKSSSDAPAAVAAPTAAAAPAAEAPAPAAEEKKE, encoded by the coding sequence TTGAGCACTCAAGAATATAGACACATTGTTAGGATTGTGGGTAATGATATCCCAGGAGAGAGAAAAATGCTCGTGGGGCTAACTCAGATCAAAGGTATCGGATATAATTTCGCTACAGCAATTCTTGATACATTAAAAATTGATTCAAATTCCAACATAGGCCATCTTACTGATGAAAATGTTCAAGCAATTGAGAAACTAATCTCAAATCCTGTTGAAGGTAATTTTCCAACATGGTTCCTTAACAGAAGAAAAGATATTGAAACTGGTAGCGATTTACATTTACTAACATCAGATATTCCATTCACATTAAGAAATGATATTGAAAGAGAGAGAATTACTGCAAGTTGGAGAGGTTATCGTCATCTCAGTGGTCTCAAAGTAAGAGGACAAAGAACAAGAACATCTGGAAGAAAAGGAGGAGCAGTTGGTGTTGCAAAAGGCGGCATGGCAGCTCCTGCAAAGAAATCATCTTCTGATGCTCCAGCAGCAGTCGCAGCCCCAACAGCAGCCGCAGCTCCAGCAGCAGAAGCACCAGCTCCAGCAGCAGAGGAGAAAAAAGAATAG
- a CDS encoding CFI-box-CTERM domain-containing protein — MKMRSASIYAFTLLAVSIMTFGMTGPAFAANSYIDVSTASSTVANGGTIALSGTIVDYEDSGNGLVLKIVSPDNSIVYVNQLVNAVNSDGSFTTTLIAGGPLWKSSGDYTIEFYYGPTKGDVSVEYTGGKSTPTPEPTPEPTPEPTPEPEPEPEPEPEPEPEPEPEPEPTCGPGTELVNGMCQVIKTDEPESSGGGCLIATAAYGTELAPQVQFLREIRDNTVMNTASGASFMTGFNQLYYSFSPTIADWERENPMFQEAVRAFITPMISTLSIMTLADDGSEVEVLGLGISVIALNLAMYIAAPALIGFKVHKSLKSRK, encoded by the coding sequence ATGAAAATGAGGTCTGCAAGTATCTATGCATTTACATTATTAGCTGTCTCAATTATGACTTTTGGAATGACAGGTCCTGCTTTTGCAGCCAATTCTTACATTGATGTTTCAACTGCATCTAGTACTGTTGCTAATGGTGGAACTATTGCATTATCTGGTACAATTGTAGATTATGAAGATTCAGGAAATGGACTTGTTCTAAAAATCGTATCTCCTGATAATAGTATTGTATACGTAAATCAACTTGTAAATGCTGTTAATTCTGATGGTTCATTTACTACCACTTTAATCGCAGGTGGTCCTCTGTGGAAAAGTTCTGGAGATTACACAATCGAATTTTACTATGGTCCAACTAAAGGTGATGTTTCTGTAGAATATACTGGTGGAAAATCTACTCCCACACCAGAACCAACACCAGAACCAACACCAGAACCAACACCAGAACCTGAGCCAGAGCCAGAACCTGAGCCAGAACCTGAGCCAGAACCTGAGCCAGAACCAGAACCAACATGTGGACCTGGAACAGAATTAGTAAACGGAATGTGTCAAGTAATCAAAACTGATGAGCCAGAGTCAAGTGGTGGTGGATGTCTTATTGCAACTGCCGCATATGGAACTGAATTGGCACCACAAGTTCAATTCTTAAGAGAAATTAGAGATAATACTGTAATGAATACTGCATCTGGTGCATCATTTATGACTGGATTTAACCAATTATACTATTCATTCTCCCCAACAATTGCTGATTGGGAAAGAGAGAACCCAATGTTCCAAGAAGCAGTTAGAGCATTCATCACACCAATGATTTCAACACTGTCTATCATGACATTGGCTGATGATGGTTCAGAAGTTGAAGTTTTAGGATTAGGAATTTCTGTTATTGCACTTAACTTGGCAATGTATATTGCAGCACCTGCATTAATTGGATTCAAAGTTCACAAATCTCTAAAATCTAGAAAATAA
- a CDS encoding peptidase, whose protein sequence is MDKNWLFLLIFFSIMLIPLMDAHASNPNLSVSAENSEFGNVFAGSMVIEVVIRDSNISDTDEGKGEPDVTLNGKTLRMVQATDGNWYAYFANVDKAKIADATVGLAGKGLDFGEFCSRDTATSVFGISLSETDGFAIPRPDSVSGSTNGDSSFSQCTSSPTNTSNHNNVVRNAKSINTNSNIPSGQIGLDADAWPLIQLYSFDDVTIQYNPGGPSQQVYLDYDEIQNISLELDRELYPENSEVFLTLNDIQLNQDPTDEDSWTFNINSTSSTFYQAFDNSGNNDANGNAGLVNLIPHLSNLGFEDNGKLSLNLGNIMELKTNNDQPHLSVSDAVPNTYSNIVTLTEQEPNSGVFSSSDSNDQSIIGILDNAPRGQTGQITYNKESISVVTGSSTASVSFDGDPVLTIGTGGSLRPGTEYPILLIDPDQNLNTGARDDLDVFRDSAIIPTITIGNPITLEHAHSVEFHSLSPSLSGGDDSKSSVPDSNSDILLIDTSNVSNASYEMISINLGISASSLASSLLDSSESNVEGTNWINYDLRSLENELEISDFSSTTFALAFGSRDSTPQIVIADDGDVSSSQGFIQIDNNDVEDIKTKTGSVFLIIDFDSSDTVKVSNESNKLPIVFDFFSFGLENSDSINNSIYRFELEETQDNSSIFEGTFEYAVTNQLNILDPDFIRIAQTIDDEIKIIITDRLIDEEGVAISYADLDSVGVTTTTTSKTDVATNSGKVSTTSTTFRFGQPVTITLSDSDLNLKSDTVEIYQVINDPNSDNVDTIGKDGEILLEIKIKDVRYKRCTINGVEHGGLASTGFTLIETGPGTGIFTGVFKMPSQICDKTGSKLIYTSGGSLDVRYYDSRDASGNANIFSLLDSKSSVSYYVPAKLSSEKVTIPIIGSKEIILTGSIENHKRGIPLSIELTNPDGTKQNFAASLSNSGGYRSMFTVHANTLPGTYFVYLSYDGKNIGILSFDVVSENVPDWVKNNARWWSSDNISDGEFIDGIEHLIETGVISIEPSERSSAKQEIPDWIKNTAKWWTDDQIPEGEFLKSIQYLVKKGIIRI, encoded by the coding sequence TTGGACAAAAATTGGTTATTTTTGCTAATCTTTTTCTCAATTATGCTTATCCCGTTAATGGATGCTCATGCCTCAAATCCTAATCTATCCGTATCTGCTGAAAATTCAGAATTTGGTAATGTTTTTGCAGGTTCTATGGTAATTGAAGTAGTTATCCGTGATTCCAATATTTCTGATACTGACGAAGGAAAAGGTGAACCTGATGTTACCCTCAATGGAAAAACCCTTCGTATGGTACAAGCAACAGATGGAAATTGGTATGCTTATTTTGCAAATGTTGACAAGGCAAAAATTGCTGATGCAACTGTTGGTTTAGCAGGAAAAGGATTAGACTTTGGGGAGTTTTGCAGCCGTGATACTGCAACATCTGTTTTTGGAATTTCTCTTAGTGAAACTGATGGTTTTGCAATTCCTAGGCCTGATTCTGTTTCTGGTTCTACTAATGGTGATTCATCTTTCTCTCAATGCACTTCTAGTCCTACAAACACTTCTAATCATAATAATGTCGTTAGAAATGCAAAATCTATCAACACAAACTCCAATATCCCCTCTGGGCAAATTGGATTAGATGCTGATGCATGGCCATTAATCCAACTTTATTCTTTTGATGATGTAACAATACAATACAACCCTGGTGGGCCTTCTCAACAAGTATATCTTGATTATGATGAAATTCAAAATATTTCTTTAGAACTTGATAGGGAACTTTATCCTGAAAATTCTGAAGTTTTTCTGACTCTTAATGATATTCAATTAAATCAAGATCCAACTGATGAAGATTCTTGGACATTTAATATTAATTCAACTTCAAGTACATTTTACCAAGCATTTGATAATTCTGGTAATAACGATGCAAATGGAAATGCAGGGTTAGTCAATCTGATTCCTCATCTTTCAAATTTGGGATTTGAAGATAATGGAAAATTATCTCTAAATCTTGGTAATATTATGGAATTAAAAACAAATAATGATCAACCCCATCTATCAGTATCTGATGCAGTTCCAAACACTTACTCCAACATAGTTACTTTAACTGAACAAGAACCAAACTCTGGAGTTTTCTCTAGCTCTGATTCAAATGATCAATCTATAATTGGTATTTTGGATAACGCACCTAGAGGACAAACTGGACAAATAACATACAATAAAGAATCTATCTCTGTTGTTACCGGATCCTCCACTGCTTCTGTGTCTTTTGATGGAGATCCTGTTCTAACAATTGGAACTGGTGGTTCTCTTAGACCTGGTACTGAATATCCAATACTATTGATTGATCCTGATCAAAACTTGAACACTGGTGCTAGAGATGATCTTGATGTCTTTAGGGATTCTGCAATTATTCCTACAATCACCATTGGAAATCCTATCACATTAGAGCATGCACATAGCGTTGAATTTCACTCATTATCTCCTTCTCTATCTGGAGGTGATGATTCCAAATCTTCTGTTCCTGACTCAAATTCTGACATCTTACTAATTGATACCTCAAATGTTTCAAATGCTTCCTATGAGATGATTTCAATTAATCTAGGTATTTCTGCCTCATCTTTAGCATCATCTCTTCTTGATTCTTCAGAATCTAACGTTGAAGGTACAAATTGGATCAATTATGATTTAAGATCCCTTGAAAATGAACTAGAAATTTCTGATTTTAGTAGTACCACATTTGCTCTTGCATTTGGTTCTCGTGATTCCACTCCTCAAATTGTAATTGCTGATGATGGTGATGTGTCTTCATCTCAAGGATTTATTCAAATTGATAATAATGATGTAGAGGATATTAAGACTAAAACTGGTAGTGTATTTCTAATAATTGATTTTGATTCTTCTGATACAGTTAAAGTTTCTAATGAATCAAATAAACTTCCAATCGTTTTTGACTTCTTTTCATTTGGATTGGAAAACAGTGATAGTATAAACAATTCTATTTATCGTTTTGAATTAGAAGAGACTCAAGATAACTCATCTATTTTTGAAGGTACTTTTGAATATGCAGTTACAAATCAATTAAACATTCTTGATCCTGATTTTATTCGAATTGCACAAACAATTGATGATGAAATAAAAATTATCATTACTGATAGATTAATTGATGAAGAAGGAGTTGCAATATCTTATGCTGATTTAGATTCTGTTGGGGTAACAACTACAACAACAAGTAAAACTGATGTTGCAACAAACTCTGGAAAAGTTTCTACAACTTCAACAACATTTCGATTTGGTCAACCTGTGACAATTACCCTAAGTGATTCTGATCTTAATTTGAAAAGTGACACAGTTGAAATTTATCAAGTGATCAATGATCCTAACTCTGACAATGTAGATACTATAGGAAAAGATGGAGAAATTTTGTTAGAGATAAAAATCAAAGATGTTCGTTACAAACGATGCACTATAAATGGAGTTGAACATGGAGGTTTGGCTTCTACTGGATTTACACTTATAGAAACAGGACCTGGTACAGGAATTTTTACAGGAGTCTTCAAAATGCCATCTCAGATTTGTGATAAAACAGGCTCAAAACTAATCTACACTTCTGGTGGAAGTCTTGATGTTCGTTATTATGATTCTCGTGATGCTTCTGGAAATGCAAATATTTTCAGTTTACTTGATTCAAAATCTTCTGTATCATATTATGTTCCTGCTAAATTAAGCTCAGAAAAAGTGACAATTCCAATAATTGGTTCTAAAGAAATCATTTTGACAGGAAGTATTGAAAATCATAAACGAGGTATTCCATTATCAATAGAACTAACAAATCCTGATGGTACAAAACAAAACTTTGCTGCATCTCTGAGTAATAGTGGAGGTTATCGTTCTATGTTTACTGTTCATGCAAACACTTTGCCTGGAACATACTTTGTTTATCTTTCCTATGATGGGAAAAACATTGGAATTCTTTCTTTTGATGTAGTTTCTGAAAATGTTCCTGATTGGGTAAAAAATAATGCACGTTGGTGGTCTTCTGACAATATCTCTGATGGCGAATTTATCGATGGAATAGAACATCTGATTGAAACTGGTGTAATTTCTATTGAACCCTCAGAAAGAAGTTCAGCAAAACAAGAAATCCCTGATTGGATCAAAAACACTGCAAAGTGGTGGACAGACGATCAAATTCCAGAAGGTGAATTCCTAAAGTCAATCCAATACTTGGTCAAAAAAGGTATAATTCGAATATAA
- a CDS encoding cation diffusion facilitator family transporter: MFVQRTKVLQISLLAIFSAFLVELIFGLVSNSLALITDSIHALLDSVVTLVLLLAARMAIKPPDAEHTYGHGKIESLGGLIGGIAIFLIACFFIYESINRIQSPPPNILPGIFAIIGGLYTIGIDIFRIILLRRSIQRIGGTTLKADFYHAFMDLGSTLVAIIGIVLASYGVYQGDFVAALILGGLLAALSVKLVYKTALDLTDIISPDLVKNVRGIAESTEGVIGADSVLMRRSGDTIFADVTISLRGDTSFDRAHEISNNVEKNIKNEIPNASITIHFEPDWEDVPLDAKILDIAKSVEGVKGVHNVSTHKTKGKTFSNLHVMVDREKNLSSAHKISEVIEQRIRENIPEIEHATIHLEPFVTMPENFNLEDKVTEEKIKRILEKYPEIKKIGRIVSLNFENILKIDIDCSFDKESSIEKVHDLTSEIEHIIRAEIKNSVITIHPEPN, translated from the coding sequence ATGTTTGTACAAAGAACCAAGGTTTTACAGATTTCGCTTTTAGCGATTTTTTCGGCATTTTTGGTAGAGTTAATTTTTGGTCTTGTTTCAAATAGTTTGGCACTAATTACAGACAGTATTCATGCATTACTAGATAGTGTAGTAACTTTGGTATTACTCTTAGCTGCTAGAATGGCAATAAAACCACCAGATGCAGAACATACCTACGGTCATGGAAAAATTGAATCATTAGGAGGGCTAATTGGAGGAATTGCAATTTTTCTGATTGCATGCTTTTTCATTTATGAGTCCATTAACAGAATACAAAGTCCTCCACCAAACATATTGCCTGGAATATTTGCAATAATTGGCGGATTATACACAATAGGAATTGATATTTTTAGAATAATTCTTTTGAGAAGATCAATTCAAAGAATTGGCGGAACGACTCTCAAAGCAGATTTTTATCATGCATTCATGGATCTTGGTTCAACACTAGTAGCAATTATTGGAATTGTTTTAGCATCTTACGGCGTGTATCAAGGTGACTTTGTTGCAGCATTGATTTTAGGAGGTTTGTTAGCAGCACTTAGTGTTAAACTGGTTTACAAAACAGCTCTTGATTTGACAGATATTATTTCACCAGATCTTGTCAAAAATGTAAGAGGTATTGCTGAATCAACAGAAGGGGTAATTGGTGCAGACTCGGTATTAATGAGACGTTCTGGAGATACAATTTTTGCAGATGTTACAATATCATTAAGAGGAGACACCAGTTTTGATAGAGCACATGAGATAAGCAATAATGTTGAGAAAAATATCAAAAATGAAATTCCAAATGCTTCAATTACAATTCATTTTGAGCCGGATTGGGAAGATGTTCCTTTAGATGCAAAAATTCTAGATATTGCCAAAAGTGTAGAAGGAGTAAAAGGAGTACATAATGTTAGTACACATAAAACCAAAGGAAAGACATTTTCTAACTTGCATGTGATGGTCGACAGAGAGAAAAATCTATCATCAGCTCACAAAATTTCAGAAGTTATAGAACAAAGAATTCGAGAAAACATTCCTGAAATAGAGCATGCCACAATTCACCTAGAGCCATTTGTTACAATGCCAGAAAATTTTAATCTAGAAGATAAGGTCACTGAAGAAAAGATCAAGAGGATTTTGGAAAAATATCCTGAAATTAAAAAAATTGGAAGAATTGTATCTTTGAATTTTGAGAACATACTCAAAATTGACATTGATTGTTCATTTGACAAAGAATCATCAATTGAAAAAGTTCATGATTTGACATCAGAAATAGAACATATCATAAGAGCAGAAATTAAAAATTCAGTAATTACGATTCATCCAGAACCAAACTAA
- a CDS encoding 30S ribosomal protein S4 encodes MGDPKYPRRVWRKPKRPLNYELKMEELKTLGTFGLRTKRELWKAHTELSRVRQQARSLLSLRQEVRAEKEPVLMNSLARIGLVSGDATLDDVLNLTPNDLLSRRLQTIVTKKLGFKTPYQARQAVIHGHIMIGERKVDIPSYTVTVEEEDSIHFAPESKIPAMLEKTKTETPAETTTEDSAEEKVEAPAEEKKDESSSTEQ; translated from the coding sequence ATGGGAGATCCAAAATATCCACGTAGAGTTTGGAGAAAACCAAAGAGACCTCTTAATTATGAATTAAAAATGGAAGAGTTGAAAACTCTTGGAACATTTGGATTAAGAACTAAAAGAGAATTATGGAAAGCACATACAGAATTATCTAGAGTAAGACAACAAGCAAGATCATTACTTTCCTTAAGACAAGAAGTCAGAGCAGAAAAAGAACCAGTTCTAATGAATTCTCTTGCAAGAATTGGATTAGTTAGTGGTGATGCAACATTAGATGATGTACTCAACCTGACTCCAAATGATTTGCTTTCAAGAAGATTACAAACTATTGTTACAAAAAAATTAGGATTCAAAACACCATATCAAGCAAGACAAGCAGTAATTCATGGTCACATTATGATTGGTGAAAGAAAAGTGGATATTCCATCATATACAGTTACAGTAGAGGAAGAAGATAGTATTCATTTTGCCCCAGAATCAAAAATTCCAGCAATGCTAGAAAAGACAAAAACAGAAACACCTGCTGAAACAACAACAGAAGACTCTGCTGAAGAGAAAGTTGAGGCTCCTGCTGAAGAGAAAAAAGATGAAAGTTCTTCAACAGAACAATAG
- a CDS encoding multicopper oxidase domain-containing protein, with protein MILLVSITVGLSLIAVFPTISEAQSEQKTFVTHSGAVITTSGDVIDPLYTVSTVDFDPDEFLRNFEYGRVSTSETGQTIREYTIIAEDDKIQEISPGVFYNVWTFNGTVPGPTIRATEGDLLRIHFINNGSKEHTMHFHGIHPAGMDGVFEPVGGNGGQFVYEFEAGPVGVHPYHCHVMPLEEHIVHGLYGVFIVDPKEGRAPADEMVMVLNGLDTDFDTENNFYAANTIPFYYQHHPIQINTHELIRVYVVNMVEFDPINNLHLHGNLYKYYPTGTDVVPSFYTDMITLSQTERGIMEFEYEYPGKYLFHAHKVEFSEKGWVGIFLVQDNPNNSQELDYGT; from the coding sequence ATGATTTTGCTTGTTTCAATTACTGTTGGGCTTTCTTTGATTGCAGTATTTCCAACAATTTCTGAAGCTCAATCAGAACAAAAAACATTTGTCACACATTCAGGTGCAGTTATCACAACTTCTGGTGACGTAATTGATCCGCTTTACACTGTTTCAACTGTAGACTTTGATCCTGATGAATTTTTACGAAATTTTGAATACGGTCGAGTGTCTACTTCTGAAACTGGTCAAACCATTAGAGAATATACCATAATTGCAGAAGATGATAAAATACAAGAAATTTCTCCAGGTGTATTTTACAATGTTTGGACCTTTAATGGAACTGTTCCTGGGCCAACAATAAGAGCAACTGAAGGAGATCTTCTTAGAATTCACTTTATCAATAATGGTTCAAAGGAACACACTATGCATTTTCATGGAATACATCCTGCAGGAATGGATGGTGTCTTTGAACCTGTAGGTGGAAATGGTGGACAATTTGTTTATGAATTTGAGGCAGGCCCTGTAGGTGTACATCCTTATCACTGCCATGTTATGCCTCTTGAAGAACACATTGTACACGGTTTGTATGGTGTCTTTATTGTAGATCCAAAAGAAGGTCGCGCACCAGCTGATGAAATGGTTATGGTTCTAAATGGTCTTGATACTGATTTTGATACTGAAAATAATTTCTATGCAGCTAACACTATTCCATTCTATTATCAACACCATCCAATTCAAATCAACACTCATGAATTAATTCGAGTTTACGTTGTTAATATGGTGGAATTTGATCCTATAAACAATCTACACTTACATGGAAATCTGTACAAATACTATCCAACAGGAACTGACGTAGTTCCATCATTTTACACTGATATGATAACTTTATCTCAAACTGAGCGTGGAATCATGGAATTTGAGTATGAATATCCTGGAAAATATCTGTTTCACGCACATAAAGTAGAATTTTCTGAAAAGGGATGGGTTGGAATTTTCCTTGTACAAGACAATCCAAATAATTCTCAGGAACTAGACTATGGAACTTAA
- a CDS encoding ZIP family metal transporter, with protein sequence MELNNNTSRVKVIASGIIPFAFVIIMMAYIFGPGSDLLDFGIPLPEITIEKIDFVDSEIQATVRNTGPIPVEVVMADVNDRIHPAAVEPDGFLERYEAALVRIPFEWNEAEPYIIGITVGDGTRFEKEIEAAAPALQPTLDLAVFFAIIGTYVGIIPVMIGLLWLPFIKKISKSKYHFFLALTAGLLLFLAFDSIEEAIEVSDESLAGSFNGSLLVATAVVLSFLGLYYSGEKLVQRANSSKLAKPVAIALMISIGIGLHNFGEGLAIGAAVGMGSIAFSTFLIVGFALHNTTEGIAIAAPMSRGKLMIGKLAAMGMIAGAPAIFGAWIGGFVYSPFTSVIFLAIGAGAIFQVIVVLMKWLREEGDRNLSSASVASGFAVGMLVMYLTSILV encoded by the coding sequence ATGGAACTTAACAATAACACATCTAGAGTAAAAGTAATCGCAAGTGGAATCATTCCTTTTGCTTTTGTCATTATCATGATGGCCTATATTTTTGGACCTGGATCTGACTTGCTTGATTTCGGAATCCCATTACCCGAAATAACTATTGAAAAGATAGATTTTGTTGATTCTGAAATTCAAGCAACTGTGAGGAATACTGGCCCTATTCCTGTTGAAGTTGTAATGGCTGATGTTAATGATAGGATTCATCCTGCAGCTGTAGAACCTGATGGATTTCTAGAACGATATGAGGCAGCACTTGTTAGAATTCCATTTGAATGGAATGAAGCAGAACCATACATTATTGGAATTACTGTTGGTGATGGAACTAGATTTGAAAAAGAGATTGAAGCTGCTGCACCTGCATTACAACCCACTTTAGATCTTGCAGTATTTTTTGCAATTATTGGAACGTATGTTGGAATAATTCCTGTTATGATTGGCCTTCTTTGGCTACCTTTTATCAAAAAAATTAGTAAATCAAAATATCATTTCTTTTTGGCATTAACTGCTGGATTGCTACTCTTCTTAGCTTTTGATTCTATAGAAGAAGCAATTGAAGTTTCTGACGAAAGTTTAGCTGGAAGTTTTAATGGATCATTGTTAGTTGCAACTGCTGTTGTTCTTTCTTTCTTAGGACTCTATTATTCTGGCGAAAAATTAGTCCAAAGGGCAAATTCCTCAAAACTTGCAAAACCCGTTGCGATAGCTTTGATGATTTCTATTGGAATTGGATTGCATAATTTTGGTGAAGGACTGGCAATAGGGGCTGCAGTAGGCATGGGCTCCATTGCATTTAGTACATTTTTGATTGTTGGATTTGCACTTCATAATACTACTGAAGGAATTGCAATTGCTGCACCTATGTCTAGGGGTAAATTGATGATTGGAAAACTTGCTGCTATGGGAATGATTGCAGGAGCTCCTGCAATTTTTGGTGCTTGGATTGGAGGCTTTGTTTATTCCCCATTCACTTCTGTGATATTTCTGGCAATAGGGGCCGGTGCTATCTTTCAAGTAATTGTGGTATTGATGAAATGGTTAAGAGAAGAAGGTGACAGAAACCTATCTAGTGCATCTGTCGCATCTGGATTTGCTGTAGGAATGCTTGTAATGTATTTGACAAGTATTTTGGTTTAG
- the glmS gene encoding glutamine--fructose-6-phosphate transaminase (isomerizing) has translation MCSIIGYYGKGVAAPIIVKGLKRMEYRGYDSVGVATESENQIELKKGTGKVQEVNSKVQLETLPGKIGIGHTRWATHGKVTDANAHPHPSNSGKIAIVHNGIIENFEELKKQLEDEGYVFKSETDSEIIANLLQKNFEQTNDVKETILKTVSVLKGHYAFVAMFENEQLAAARFHEPLIIGVGESDFFLSSDVLGFIEYTDNAIYMENGTFVILDKNKFEILDFDGEKTGYGVTKVSKEFGDAYKGDYAHFTLKEIYEQPDTILKAGEKTISDIERATDYIRHSKNIYITGSGTSYNSALIAKQILSKYVKIKAEPIMSSELQFAPNAIEENSILIAISQSGESADVLEAVKIAKNSNCKIIAIVNLLTSSLAREADVVIGLNCGPEIGVAATKSFTSQLVILYKIVQKLSNNDITIDFENFSKSISKTLDNPKSIQEIAKELKDVSDIYILGRGINYPIATESALKLKELTYIHAEGIAGGELKHGPLALMDSKVFVIILNPNDSTYSDTLTSAREIKARGAKIIGVSDVKSDVYDYWIEMPKISEVLYPISEIIPIQLLSYYAALEKDADPDYPRNLAKSVTVK, from the coding sequence ATGTGTTCAATTATCGGTTATTACGGAAAAGGAGTCGCAGCCCCCATTATTGTGAAGGGTCTAAAGAGAATGGAATATCGAGGATATGATAGCGTGGGAGTTGCAACAGAATCAGAAAACCAAATTGAATTAAAAAAAGGAACAGGTAAAGTACAAGAAGTTAATTCAAAAGTGCAATTAGAGACACTTCCTGGAAAGATTGGAATTGGTCATACCAGATGGGCAACTCATGGAAAAGTAACGGATGCAAATGCACATCCACATCCTAGCAATTCAGGAAAAATTGCAATTGTACATAATGGAATCATAGAAAATTTTGAAGAATTGAAAAAACAACTAGAAGATGAAGGGTATGTTTTCAAAAGTGAAACTGACAGTGAAATTATTGCAAATTTACTTCAAAAGAATTTTGAACAAACAAACGATGTTAAAGAAACAATTCTAAAAACAGTTTCAGTGTTAAAAGGGCATTATGCATTTGTTGCAATGTTTGAAAACGAACAATTAGCAGCTGCAAGATTTCATGAACCACTAATTATAGGAGTAGGAGAAAGTGATTTCTTTTTGTCAAGTGATGTTTTAGGTTTTATCGAATATACAGATAATGCAATTTACATGGAAAATGGAACTTTTGTGATATTAGACAAAAACAAATTCGAAATTTTGGATTTTGATGGAGAGAAAACAGGGTATGGAGTTACCAAAGTTTCAAAAGAATTTGGAGATGCATACAAAGGAGATTATGCACATTTTACATTAAAAGAGATTTACGAGCAACCCGATACAATTTTGAAAGCAGGAGAAAAAACAATTTCCGATATTGAAAGGGCAACAGATTACATTAGACATTCAAAGAACATCTACATTACAGGAAGCGGGACTAGCTATAATTCAGCATTAATTGCAAAGCAAATTTTGTCAAAATATGTAAAAATCAAGGCGGAACCAATCATGTCGAGTGAACTACAATTTGCTCCAAACGCTATTGAAGAGAATTCCATTCTAATTGCAATATCGCAAAGTGGAGAAAGTGCAGATGTTTTAGAAGCAGTTAAAATTGCAAAAAATTCAAATTGTAAGATTATTGCGATTGTTAATCTATTAACATCATCACTTGCACGAGAAGCAGATGTTGTAATTGGTTTGAATTGTGGTCCAGAAATAGGTGTAGCAGCAACAAAAAGTTTCACATCACAACTTGTAATATTATACAAAATCGTACAGAAATTAAGTAACAATGACATAACAATTGATTTTGAAAATTTTTCAAAATCAATTTCAAAAACATTAGACAATCCAAAAAGCATTCAAGAAATTGCAAAAGAATTGAAAGATGTTTCAGATATTTACATTCTAGGACGTGGAATAAATTATCCAATTGCAACAGAATCAGCATTAAAACTCAAAGAATTGACATACATCCATGCAGAAGGAATCGCAGGAGGGGAATTAAAACACGGACCTCTTGCCCTAATGGATTCCAAAGTATTTGTAATAATTCTAAATCCAAATGATTCAACATATTCAGATACTCTTACTAGTGCAAGAGAAATCAAAGCTCGTGGTGCAAAAATCATCGGAGTGTCAGATGTGAAAAGTGATGTTTATGATTACTGGATAGAAATGCCAAAAATCAGCGAAGTGTTGTATCCAATTTCAGAGATAATTCCAATTCAATTGTTATCATATTATGCAGCACTAGAAAAAGATGCAGACCCTGATTATCCAAGAAATCTTGCAAAATCAGTCACAGTCAAGTAA